A window from Fibrobacter sp. UWB11 encodes these proteins:
- a CDS encoding MlaD family protein has translation MKLSDRALGYISLLVFACIFGGIAFGMWKAHQNVHQTAIVDFEELGSLQPEDPVVLRGYRVGTIGQVIWLKDRSRVKIHFTEPLTLRAGTQFNNVNYALMGQRRLEIIPSKTGEVMPENHVFKGHFEPGIAETLRLIENVNEQLDAVQKTVLLISKGDSSHKSATEIYEDAMHSIEDIFAHTEKTVGSFSPKLNKLFKQMNTSTKALSKTALQADTAIKTVTAAANEKISLVDSVIYSLKENAQKTNEIITNIEKGIDSETLLQSKELVENINSFINGINKAIMAIDTKNLGFKDENGNELKLITWKNMNIIGDNARDKARKRLEEAKAQQEQNKAGK, from the coding sequence ATGAAACTTTCCGACAGAGCGCTTGGTTACATTTCACTTCTTGTTTTTGCCTGTATTTTTGGCGGCATTGCTTTTGGTATGTGGAAAGCACACCAAAACGTGCACCAAACAGCAATTGTAGATTTTGAGGAACTTGGTTCTTTGCAACCCGAAGACCCAGTTGTGTTGCGTGGTTACCGCGTCGGAACAATCGGACAGGTCATTTGGCTTAAAGACCGTTCTCGCGTAAAGATTCATTTCACCGAACCGCTCACGCTCCGTGCTGGCACTCAATTCAATAACGTCAACTACGCCCTCATGGGGCAACGTCGCCTCGAAATCATACCTTCCAAAACAGGCGAAGTCATGCCAGAGAACCATGTGTTCAAAGGCCACTTTGAACCGGGCATTGCAGAAACGCTCCGACTTATCGAAAATGTCAACGAACAGCTCGATGCAGTACAAAAAACGGTTTTGCTGATTTCCAAAGGAGACTCTTCGCACAAGTCCGCCACAGAAATCTACGAAGACGCAATGCATTCCATCGAAGATATTTTTGCGCACACCGAAAAAACGGTAGGCTCGTTCAGTCCTAAGTTGAACAAGCTCTTTAAGCAAATGAACACGTCGACCAAGGCGCTTTCTAAAACAGCACTCCAAGCAGATACCGCCATCAAGACTGTTACAGCAGCCGCAAACGAAAAAATTTCACTCGTCGATTCTGTCATTTATTCTCTTAAGGAAAACGCTCAGAAGACAAACGAGATTATCACGAATATCGAAAAAGGTATTGACTCCGAAACGCTTTTACAATCTAAGGAACTTGTCGAAAATATCAACAGTTTCATTAACGGAATTAACAAGGCCATCATGGCCATCGACACGAAGAATCTTGGGTTCAAAGACGAAAACGGCAACGAACTCAAGTTGATTACGTGGAAGAACATGAACATTATTGGCGACAATGCTAGGGATAAAGCCCGCAAGCGATTGGAAGAAGCCAAAGCACAACAAGAACAAAACAAAGCAGGCAAGTAA
- a CDS encoding argininosuccinate synthase: protein MAKTESKKKVVLAYSGGLDTSIIIPWLKETYDVEVIAFAADLGQNDFPNAKALEEKALKTGASKCYVLDLKKEFLEEYVWPTVRAGAKYEGTYLLGTSFARPLIAKYQVKIAEKEGAYAVAHGATGKGNDQVRFELTYAALNPKLEVIAPWKDPRWTFHSREDAIDYAAAHKIPLNGISKKKIYSEDGNLWHLSHEGGVLEFPEQEHKYEFLKHTNTYEKAPNKADHVTISFEKGNPVAINGKKMGAVELLEFLNEIGGKNACGLLDIVENRLVGLKSRGVYETPGGTLLYKAHECLQQLVLDKETLFEAQKMSMTYANLVYNGQWFTPLRQAMDAFFNEVNKVVTGDVTLKLYKGNIIPAGIKSPYSLYDMGLGGFTDVDMYDQKDATGFIRCYGLPLKTRALLLGKKTNVDFGGVPSLKK, encoded by the coding sequence ATGGCTAAAACAGAATCCAAGAAGAAAGTCGTCCTCGCTTACAGCGGTGGACTTGATACTTCCATCATCATTCCTTGGCTCAAGGAAACCTACGACGTCGAAGTGATTGCATTCGCAGCCGACCTCGGCCAGAATGACTTCCCGAACGCAAAGGCTCTCGAAGAAAAGGCTCTCAAGACCGGTGCTTCCAAGTGCTACGTTCTCGACCTCAAGAAGGAATTCCTTGAAGAATACGTTTGGCCGACCGTTCGCGCCGGTGCTAAGTACGAAGGTACTTACCTCCTCGGTACGTCTTTCGCTCGTCCGCTCATCGCTAAGTACCAGGTAAAGATCGCTGAAAAGGAAGGCGCTTACGCTGTTGCTCACGGTGCTACCGGTAAGGGTAACGACCAGGTTCGTTTCGAACTCACCTACGCTGCCTTGAACCCGAAGCTCGAAGTCATCGCTCCGTGGAAGGACCCGCGCTGGACATTCCACAGCCGCGAAGACGCTATCGACTACGCCGCTGCACACAAGATTCCGCTCAACGGCATCAGCAAGAAGAAGATTTACTCCGAAGACGGCAACCTCTGGCACCTCTCTCACGAAGGTGGCGTCTTGGAATTCCCGGAACAGGAACACAAGTACGAATTCCTCAAGCACACCAACACGTATGAAAAGGCTCCGAACAAGGCCGATCACGTGACGATTTCCTTCGAAAAGGGCAATCCGGTTGCTATCAACGGCAAGAAAATGGGCGCTGTTGAACTTCTCGAATTCTTGAACGAAATCGGTGGCAAGAACGCTTGCGGTCTTTTGGACATCGTTGAAAACCGCCTCGTCGGCCTCAAGAGCCGCGGTGTTTATGAAACTCCGGGTGGCACGCTCCTTTACAAGGCTCACGAATGCTTGCAACAGCTCGTGCTCGACAAGGAAACTTTGTTCGAAGCCCAGAAGATGTCTATGACCTATGCAAACCTTGTCTACAATGGCCAGTGGTTCACTCCGCTCCGCCAGGCTATGGACGCCTTCTTCAATGAAGTGAACAAGGTTGTTACTGGTGACGTTACCCTCAAGCTTTACAAGGGCAACATCATCCCGGCTGGCATCAAGAGCCCGTACAGCTTGTACGACATGGGCCTCGGTGGCTTCACGGACGTTGACATGTACGACCAGAAGGATGCTACTGGCTTCATCCGTTGCTATGGCCTCCCGCTCAAGACTCGCGCTCTCTTGCTCGGCAAGAAGACGAACGTCGACTTCGGTGGCGTTCCGAGCCTCAAGAAGTAA
- a CDS encoding DUF3078 domain-containing protein, whose translation MKKSLFAIVSAALISASAAFANGGMFDKWLPENTTADVVAAIKFTRMQFSNWKFEDGTSSYTWLFTYDADLKSHWAVADWRNKLNLALGYTWTDGLGKRKSSDKIFYETMGDFNASEKIKPYVGARFESQFTRGYDYSEDADGNEIKTTVSHFMAPGYVTQMAGVGYFPNDNFSTRLAFANRMTITADGSDTYLYSDDTDTRKIEKFKNEPGLESITEFKYDFSEIVTFKSRLWAFINFKGFDEIDGKWENLLALSLSPLFEFQVSYDIAYDKDLDKDSQHKNVILVGVTWRWF comes from the coding sequence ATGAAAAAATCGTTATTCGCAATCGTGAGCGCTGCTCTCATTTCCGCATCGGCAGCTTTTGCAAATGGGGGTATGTTCGACAAGTGGCTTCCGGAAAACACGACCGCAGATGTGGTCGCTGCCATCAAGTTTACCCGTATGCAGTTCAGCAACTGGAAATTCGAAGACGGTACGTCCTCTTACACATGGCTCTTCACCTATGATGCTGACCTCAAGTCTCACTGGGCGGTCGCTGATTGGCGCAACAAGCTGAACCTTGCTCTTGGCTACACTTGGACGGACGGCCTTGGCAAGCGCAAGTCTTCAGATAAGATTTTCTACGAAACCATGGGTGACTTCAACGCTTCCGAAAAGATCAAGCCGTATGTCGGCGCTCGTTTCGAATCGCAGTTCACGAGAGGCTATGACTATAGCGAAGACGCTGATGGCAACGAAATCAAGACTACCGTTTCTCACTTCATGGCTCCGGGCTATGTGACGCAGATGGCCGGTGTGGGCTACTTCCCGAACGACAACTTCTCTACGCGTCTTGCTTTTGCAAACCGCATGACGATTACTGCCGATGGTTCCGATACTTATCTCTACTCTGACGATACGGATACGAGAAAGATTGAAAAGTTCAAAAACGAACCGGGTCTCGAAAGCATCACGGAATTCAAGTACGATTTTTCTGAAATCGTAACTTTCAAGAGCCGCTTGTGGGCTTTTATCAACTTCAAGGGTTTTGATGAAATCGATGGCAAGTGGGAAAACCTTCTCGCATTGTCGCTTTCTCCGCTCTTCGAATTCCAGGTCAGCTATGATATCGCTTACGACAAGGACTTGGACAAGGATTCTCAGCACAAGAACGTGATTCTCGTTGGCGTGACTTGGCGTTGGTTCTAA
- the hisH gene encoding imidazole glycerol phosphate synthase subunit HisH, with protein sequence MAITVVDYNAGNLTSVMNALKYIGVDAKVSRDPDEIAKATRLIFPGVGAAASAMETLTKTGIGEAIKAVVKAGNPVLGICIGCQIILEESEEDGGVKTLGLIPGRAVRFKDEPGLKIPHMGWNQVNFTREHPIMKGIRSGCDFYYVHSYYPQVPAEYAFAETTYGTQTFTGLIGKDNLIASQFHQEKSGEVGLAMLKNFCDWNV encoded by the coding sequence ATGGCTATTACTGTTGTGGATTACAATGCGGGCAACTTGACTTCTGTGATGAATGCGCTCAAGTACATTGGTGTTGATGCCAAGGTGAGTCGCGATCCTGATGAAATCGCAAAGGCTACGCGTTTGATTTTCCCGGGTGTCGGTGCTGCCGCGTCTGCCATGGAAACGCTCACGAAGACTGGTATCGGCGAAGCTATTAAGGCTGTGGTGAAGGCTGGGAATCCGGTGCTTGGCATTTGCATCGGCTGTCAGATTATTCTTGAAGAAAGCGAAGAAGATGGTGGCGTAAAGACGCTTGGTCTTATTCCGGGTCGCGCCGTGCGTTTCAAGGATGAACCGGGTCTCAAGATTCCGCACATGGGCTGGAACCAGGTGAACTTCACTCGCGAACACCCGATTATGAAGGGTATCCGCAGCGGTTGCGATTTTTATTACGTGCATTCCTACTACCCGCAGGTGCCGGCTGAATACGCTTTTGCCGAAACGACTTACGGCACACAAACGTTCACCGGACTTATCGGTAAGGATAACTTAATTGCAAGCCAGTTCCATCAGGAAAAGAGCGGCGAGGTTGGACTTGCCATGCTCAAGAACTTCTGCGACTGGAACGTTTAA
- a CDS encoding TIGR02147 family protein: MKPVTEYEDYRVYMQDYYTERKRVSSFSWREFTRASGFTSPTYLKLVCECKTRLSPQGAEKVGMAMELAGFELEYFKSMVTYCHAKTDQERKSAYETMLELASNNKVKVVDGDAFKYFESWVHPVVRELAPVMSGATPGDIAKRCCQVVSAAEIRESLDFMVRIGLLKKNGDNYVQADKHLKGMTSAVSVALRYMHREMAHFAEEAIIRFTPSERNFTGLTMGISAEDYKKILQELDVCRKKVAQIALNSRGTERVYRLNLQLFPLTWKEDNSDVR, from the coding sequence ATGAAGCCGGTTACGGAATACGAAGATTATCGCGTTTATATGCAGGATTATTATACTGAGCGAAAAAGAGTCTCGTCTTTTTCGTGGCGTGAATTTACTCGTGCTTCGGGCTTCACTTCTCCGACTTATCTAAAATTGGTGTGTGAATGTAAGACCCGCCTTTCGCCTCAAGGGGCCGAAAAGGTGGGGATGGCAATGGAACTGGCCGGTTTTGAACTTGAGTATTTCAAGTCGATGGTCACTTATTGCCATGCCAAGACCGATCAGGAACGCAAGAGCGCTTATGAAACAATGCTAGAGCTTGCTTCGAACAACAAAGTAAAAGTTGTCGATGGCGATGCGTTCAAGTATTTTGAATCGTGGGTGCATCCGGTTGTGCGTGAACTTGCGCCGGTGATGTCTGGGGCAACTCCTGGCGATATCGCCAAGCGCTGTTGTCAAGTTGTTTCTGCTGCCGAAATTCGTGAATCGCTTGATTTTATGGTCCGGATTGGGCTTTTGAAAAAGAATGGCGATAACTATGTGCAGGCGGACAAGCATTTGAAAGGTATGACTTCGGCCGTGTCTGTTGCTTTGCGCTATATGCACAGGGAAATGGCTCATTTCGCAGAAGAGGCAATTATCCGGTTTACGCCATCGGAACGAAACTTTACCGGGCTTACCATGGGAATTTCTGCAGAAGACTATAAAAAGATTTTGCAGGAACTCGATGTTTGCCGAAAGAAAGTCGCCCAAATTGCGCTGAACAGTCGTGGCACAGAAAGAGTTTATAGATTGAATTTACAGTTATTCCCATTGACGTGGAAAGAGGATAATTCCGATGTTAGGTAA
- a CDS encoding TIGR02147 family protein, translating into MKPITEYQDYRCYMQDYYDERKRVSSFSWREFARAAGFTSPTYLKLVCEGKTRLSSVGAEKVGAAMHLAGYELDYFKLMVECCHAKTDADRKVIFESMLKIAKDNAVKVVDGDAYKYFETWIHPVVRELAPVMPGATPGEIARRCCLEASAGEVRESLDFMVDAGLLKKNGDAYEQVGRHLTGSPKIMSVAMRSLHHEMIHFADEALEKFSATERNYSGLTMGISDEDYEKIVQEINACRKRIAQIALNGRGVGRVYRLNLQLFPLTWEEGKNHA; encoded by the coding sequence ATGAAGCCGATTACGGAGTATCAGGATTATCGCTGCTACATGCAGGACTATTACGATGAACGGAAGCGTGTATCATCGTTTTCCTGGCGTGAATTTGCGCGTGCGGCCGGCTTTACATCGCCGACTTACCTGAAACTTGTCTGTGAAGGCAAAACGCGCCTTTCGTCTGTTGGGGCGGAAAAAGTCGGTGCCGCGATGCACTTGGCAGGTTACGAACTTGACTATTTCAAGTTGATGGTGGAATGTTGCCATGCCAAAACGGATGCGGACCGCAAAGTCATTTTTGAATCAATGCTGAAGATTGCGAAAGACAATGCTGTGAAAGTTGTCGATGGCGATGCGTATAAGTATTTTGAAACTTGGATACATCCGGTGGTAAGAGAGCTTGCTCCGGTGATGCCAGGAGCGACTCCGGGTGAAATTGCGAGGCGTTGTTGTTTGGAGGCCTCAGCGGGGGAGGTCCGCGAGTCGCTCGATTTTATGGTAGATGCAGGCCTGTTAAAGAAAAACGGGGATGCCTATGAGCAGGTTGGTAGGCATCTGACTGGTTCTCCTAAAATTATGTCCGTGGCGATGCGTTCTTTGCATCACGAAATGATTCATTTTGCGGATGAGGCTCTTGAAAAATTTTCTGCGACGGAACGTAATTATTCTGGACTTACCATGGGAATTTCGGACGAGGATTACGAGAAAATTGTGCAAGAGATTAATGCTTGCCGCAAGCGTATTGCTCAAATTGCTTTGAACGGCCGTGGCGTCGGTCGTGTCTACAGGTTGAATTTACAGTTGTTCCCGCTGACGTGGGAGGAGGGAAAAAATCATGCTTAA
- the rph gene encoding ribonuclease PH, giving the protein MAYERTDRKPEEYRNLKMTTGFISSADGSVLIEMGRTRVICNATLLPKVPDWLAGRGTGWITAEYSLLPQSTGKRVERERKGASGRTQEIQRLVGRSLRGAADLAALGENAIVVDCDVIEADGGTRTASIIGGFVALAIAVKKIKERLGITQQILKHGITAISVGVVNGNPLCDLCYVEDSAADVDMNVVMQDAKNFIEVQGTGEHASFDRAMLNKLLDLGENACKEIYKMQMELIGGELP; this is encoded by the coding sequence ATGGCATACGAACGTACTGATAGAAAACCTGAAGAATATCGCAATCTCAAGATGACCACGGGCTTTATCTCTAGCGCCGACGGTTCCGTCCTTATCGAAATGGGACGCACCCGCGTCATCTGCAATGCAACGCTCCTCCCGAAAGTTCCGGACTGGCTCGCCGGTCGCGGCACGGGCTGGATTACGGCTGAATACAGCTTGCTTCCGCAAAGTACGGGCAAGCGCGTGGAACGCGAGCGCAAGGGCGCGAGCGGCCGTACGCAAGAAATCCAGCGCTTGGTAGGCCGCTCGCTGCGCGGCGCAGCCGACCTTGCAGCCCTCGGCGAGAACGCTATCGTGGTCGACTGCGACGTGATCGAAGCCGACGGTGGTACACGTACCGCAAGCATTATCGGCGGCTTCGTGGCCCTTGCCATTGCAGTCAAGAAAATCAAGGAACGCCTTGGCATCACGCAGCAGATTTTAAAACACGGCATCACCGCTATTTCTGTAGGCGTTGTGAACGGCAATCCGCTTTGCGACCTTTGCTATGTCGAAGATTCTGCCGCTGACGTCGATATGAACGTCGTCATGCAAGATGCCAAGAATTTCATTGAAGTGCAGGGCACGGGCGAACACGCCAGCTTTGACCGCGCCATGCTCAACAAGCTCCTCGACCTCGGCGAAAATGCCTGCAAGGAAATCTACAAGATGCAGATGGAATTGATTGGCGGCGAACTGCCGTAA
- a CDS encoding prephenate dehydratase, with amino-acid sequence MKKIAFQGRRGAYSESAAYHLFGNDIEVVPMDTFEQIFQGIETGVVDGGAIPIENSTAGSIYDNYDLLYKWRHPIVAEVKLQIEHTLCALPGTKLEDLTEVLSHPQGLAQCSRFFGQHPNIKSTAFYDTAGSAEEIAKRGDKHIGAIASAYAAKFYGLDILKQGLENLPGVNFTRFYAIQKTAIELPDFSANDASKPPIKTTLLFMLSDSSKSGALYEALGCFAKRKLNLTRIESRPHPDRPWEYIFHLSFEGNPKDPNVVEALKELQQYTDFIYRLGSFREGTTEKLSY; translated from the coding sequence ATGAAGAAAATTGCATTCCAGGGCCGTCGCGGGGCCTATAGTGAAAGTGCCGCCTACCACCTGTTCGGAAACGATATCGAAGTCGTGCCGATGGACACGTTCGAACAAATTTTCCAGGGCATTGAAACAGGCGTCGTTGATGGAGGCGCCATCCCTATAGAAAACTCGACAGCAGGTTCTATTTACGACAACTACGACTTGCTTTACAAGTGGCGCCATCCGATTGTCGCCGAAGTCAAGTTGCAGATTGAACATACGCTTTGCGCATTGCCGGGCACAAAGCTCGAAGACCTTACCGAAGTGTTGAGCCACCCGCAGGGTCTCGCCCAATGCAGCCGCTTTTTCGGACAGCATCCGAACATCAAGAGCACGGCATTCTATGATACCGCAGGCAGCGCCGAAGAAATCGCAAAGCGCGGCGACAAGCACATCGGTGCAATCGCAAGCGCATATGCCGCCAAGTTCTACGGTCTTGACATTCTAAAGCAAGGACTCGAAAATTTGCCGGGCGTGAACTTCACGCGCTTTTACGCAATCCAAAAGACAGCGATTGAATTGCCGGATTTTTCGGCAAACGATGCAAGCAAGCCTCCCATCAAAACAACGCTTTTGTTCATGTTGAGCGATTCTAGCAAATCAGGTGCTTTGTACGAAGCGCTCGGATGCTTTGCCAAGCGCAAGTTGAACCTCACACGCATCGAGAGCCGCCCGCATCCAGACCGTCCGTGGGAATACATTTTCCACCTTTCGTTCGAAGGGAACCCGAAGGACCCGAACGTCGTCGAAGCGCTCAAGGAACTACAGCAATACACAGACTTTATCTACCGTCTCGGAAGTTTCCGCGAAGGAACAACGGAGAAATTAAGTTATTAA
- a CDS encoding C40 family peptidase, translated as MAFRNRLIMGIAIACSLVLSNCAFPVRPGYDRKSGSYKRYRVPKKEVVEADTTTIDSQEELVQEEILAAASKNTGNNQANASDSVVASTLDSTGKNLTPQTDSLALSDSSANKGTVTKKQKQDSTQVRNSDTTKVAVNATTKTVEKQTEKTTDKASAKKTDKATKKQTKPAAKPTNLEKYAKEWLGAKYVYGAASKKKTDCSGYVMQVYKGFYGISLDHSAQHIYDDGRGYSIKRKKLQEGDLVFFGNFWKISHVGIYLKGNRFIHASTSKGVVITSMDDNYWSSKYKGARRFK; from the coding sequence ATGGCTTTTAGAAATCGCCTCATCATGGGAATTGCAATTGCGTGCAGTTTGGTTCTATCAAACTGCGCTTTTCCTGTACGTCCCGGATACGATCGAAAAAGCGGTTCTTACAAGCGCTACAGAGTCCCCAAAAAAGAAGTCGTAGAAGCTGACACCACTACAATAGACTCGCAGGAAGAATTGGTGCAAGAAGAAATTCTTGCGGCAGCCTCTAAAAACACCGGGAACAATCAAGCGAATGCATCTGATTCCGTTGTCGCGAGTACGCTTGATTCTACGGGTAAAAACTTAACCCCGCAAACAGACAGTTTGGCCTTGAGCGATTCCAGCGCAAACAAAGGAACTGTCACCAAAAAGCAAAAGCAAGACAGCACACAAGTTCGAAATAGCGATACTACAAAAGTTGCCGTTAACGCCACCACAAAAACGGTAGAAAAACAAACCGAAAAAACTACAGACAAAGCAAGCGCAAAAAAGACAGATAAGGCAACGAAGAAACAGACAAAGCCAGCCGCCAAGCCCACAAATCTTGAAAAGTACGCAAAGGAATGGCTTGGCGCAAAATACGTTTACGGTGCGGCAAGCAAAAAGAAGACAGACTGCTCCGGCTACGTGATGCAAGTCTACAAAGGTTTTTACGGGATATCGCTCGACCACAGCGCTCAACACATTTATGACGATGGTCGCGGCTACTCCATCAAGCGCAAAAAATTGCAAGAAGGTGACCTTGTATTTTTCGGAAACTTCTGGAAAATCAGTCACGTCGGTATTTACCTAAAAGGGAACCGTTTTATCCACGCCAGTACAAGTAAGGGTGTGGTGATTACATCCATGGACGATAACTATTGGTCGTCCAAATACAAAGGCGCAAGACGATTTAAGTAG
- the bioB gene encoding biotin synthase BioB, whose protein sequence is MSFVQELKNKVLNEGYEITREEAIKLLSEDLDELAQAANEIREKFHGDDFDFCSIVNARSGRCSENCKYCAQSSYYHTGAPEYKLLSADEIVADAKKKEAAGIPRYSIVTSGRTLSNRDVEQISEALRRLKKETKLSICLSAGLLNKEQFDKLKEAGLTRFHNNLETYRRHFPDVCTTHTYDDKIGALQNALAAGLEICSGGIMGLGETMEDRIDMCLDLRKLGVKSTPVNVLNAIPGTPYENLPKLTNDEFCRIVAIYRFINPKAFIRLAGGRGVLGDDGKRAFKSGANAAITDDMLTTAGTNSSKDFELVKGLGFKPHGFIG, encoded by the coding sequence ATGTCTTTCGTTCAAGAACTGAAAAACAAAGTTTTAAATGAAGGTTATGAGATTACACGCGAAGAGGCTATCAAACTTTTAAGCGAAGACCTCGATGAACTCGCGCAAGCCGCCAACGAAATCCGCGAAAAGTTCCACGGCGACGACTTTGATTTTTGTTCCATCGTAAACGCGCGCAGCGGTCGCTGCTCCGAGAACTGCAAGTACTGCGCCCAGAGCAGCTACTACCACACCGGCGCCCCGGAATACAAGTTGCTCAGCGCCGACGAGATTGTCGCAGACGCAAAGAAGAAAGAAGCGGCAGGCATTCCGCGCTACTCCATCGTGACATCGGGTCGTACGCTTTCGAACCGCGATGTAGAACAAATTAGCGAAGCGCTCCGCCGCCTGAAAAAAGAGACAAAGCTTTCGATTTGCCTTTCGGCAGGTCTCTTAAACAAGGAACAGTTCGACAAGCTCAAGGAAGCTGGCCTCACCCGCTTCCACAACAACTTGGAAACATACCGCCGCCACTTCCCGGACGTTTGCACGACGCACACTTACGACGATAAGATTGGCGCGCTCCAGAACGCTCTTGCCGCTGGCCTCGAAATTTGCAGCGGCGGAATCATGGGCCTTGGCGAAACGATGGAAGACCGCATCGACATGTGCTTGGATTTGCGCAAACTCGGCGTCAAGTCGACTCCGGTGAACGTGCTGAACGCGATTCCCGGAACGCCGTACGAAAACCTGCCGAAGCTCACGAATGACGAATTCTGCCGCATCGTGGCGATTTACCGATTCATCAACCCAAAGGCATTTATCCGCCTCGCGGGTGGCCGTGGCGTTTTGGGCGATGACGGCAAGCGTGCATTCAAGAGTGGCGCAAATGCTGCCATCACGGACGACATGCTCACTACGGCAGGCACAAATAGCAGCAAGGATTTCGAGCTCGTAAAAGGTCTCGGATTCAAGCCGCACGGATTTATCGGCTAA
- a CDS encoding fibrobacter succinogenes major paralogous domain-containing protein yields MTLKKFLMAGFVVAVLVACGDDGSSNSVTDSDEDSSSSVCVDCDGSSSSLVGRTSCNVNIDENCMKDSRDGQTYKTVKIGTQIWMAENLNYAYTDVPYNITINGRYYTSDSISWCFDDDASNCAKYGRLYTWAAVMDSVGAWTMNGKGCGDDKTCSPTYPVRGICPEGWHLPTKVEFEALFIAVGGTQEAEKEWLWNDVGKMLKSTSGWYNSRNGTDAYAFSALPAGSRSHRGLFDDFGYYASFWSSTEFDSECVYLMDLYYYDDFANLHAINKDYAYSVRCVKDE; encoded by the coding sequence ATGACTTTGAAAAAATTTTTGATGGCTGGTTTTGTGGTTGCGGTGCTGGTGGCTTGCGGCGATGACGGCAGCAGCAATTCCGTAACTGATTCCGATGAGGATTCTTCTTCGTCTGTTTGCGTGGATTGCGACGGTTCGAGCAGTTCGTTGGTCGGAAGAACATCGTGCAATGTGAACATTGATGAAAATTGTATGAAAGACTCCCGCGATGGCCAGACCTACAAGACTGTTAAAATCGGTACCCAGATCTGGATGGCAGAAAACCTCAACTATGCTTATACGGATGTACCCTATAACATTACCATTAATGGACGCTACTACACCTCCGATTCCATTAGTTGGTGTTTTGATGACGATGCGTCCAACTGCGCCAAGTACGGCCGCCTATACACCTGGGCCGCCGTGATGGATAGCGTGGGGGCATGGACTATGAACGGCAAGGGCTGTGGCGATGATAAGACTTGCTCACCGACGTACCCTGTGCGTGGTATTTGTCCCGAGGGCTGGCACCTGCCTACGAAGGTTGAATTTGAAGCCCTTTTCATTGCGGTTGGCGGTACACAAGAAGCTGAGAAAGAATGGCTTTGGAACGATGTGGGCAAGATGCTCAAGTCTACTAGCGGCTGGTATAACAGCCGCAACGGAACGGACGCCTACGCCTTCTCGGCGTTGCCTGCTGGCAGCAGGAGCCATCGAGGTTTGTTCGACGACTTTGGCTACTATGCGAGCTTCTGGAGTTCTACTGAGTTCGATAGCGAATGCGTGTACCTCATGGACTTGTACTACTACGACGACTTTGCGAACCTGCATGCCATCAATAAGGACTACGCGTATTCAGTTCGTTGCGTTAAGGACGAATAA
- a CDS encoding fibrobacter succinogenes major paralogous domain-containing protein, protein MTLKKFLMVAFVAAVLVACGDDSSSATDSDEVSSSSVCEDCDDSSSSKAKSSSSSAKSSSSSAKSSSSAVYVEPCRTDSVDTCEYGDLVDERDGQTYKTVKIGMRTWMAENLNYKTDSSYCYDDKSSNCTKYGRLYTWDVAKTACPAGWHLPTDAEFGALYINVGGQFTAATKLKSTSGWGSACNGSDDYSFSALPAGYRHRNEEYYSEISSAFFWTSTEYDSNRAYSINLKSDDYTVQRNFSYKNVGYSVRCLKDLQAE, encoded by the coding sequence ATGACTTTGAAAAAGTTTTTGATGGTTGCTTTTGTGGCTGCAGTGCTGGTGGCTTGTGGTGATGACAGCAGTTCTGCGACTGATTCCGACGAGGTTTCATCTTCGTCTGTTTGCGAGGACTGCGACGATTCGAGCAGTTCGAAGGCTAAGTCGAGTAGTTCTTCTGCAAAATCAAGCAGTAGTTCGGCGAAGTCTTCGTCATCTGCTGTGTATGTGGAACCATGCAGGACAGACAGTGTGGATACCTGCGAGTATGGCGACTTGGTGGATGAACGTGACGGGCAAACTTACAAGACTGTGAAAATCGGTATGCGGACTTGGATGGCCGAGAACTTGAACTACAAAACGGATTCCAGTTACTGCTATGATGACAAATCATCGAATTGTACCAAGTACGGTCGTCTTTACACATGGGATGTAGCAAAAACGGCTTGTCCTGCTGGCTGGCACTTGCCGACAGATGCTGAGTTTGGTGCTTTGTATATTAATGTTGGTGGTCAATTTACAGCAGCAACAAAACTCAAATCGACAAGTGGCTGGGGTAGTGCTTGTAACGGCTCGGATGATTACTCGTTCTCGGCGTTGCCTGCCGGCTATAGGCACCGCAATGAGGAATACTACAGTGAGATTAGCTCCGCGTTCTTTTGGACTTCTACAGAGTACGATAGCAACCGCGCATACAGCATAAACTTAAAGTCTGACGACTACACTGTGCAACGGAACTTCAGCTACAAGAACGTCGGGTATTCTGTTCGTTGCCTCAAAGACTTGCAAGCCGAGTGA